In the genome of Streptococcus oralis, one region contains:
- a CDS encoding LacI family DNA-binding transcriptional regulator, with product MPVTIKDVAKAAGVSPSTVTRVIQNKSTISDETKKRVRKAMKELNYHPNLNARSLVSSYTQVIGLVLPDDSDAFYQNPFFPSVLRGIAQVASENHYAIQIATGKDEKERLNAISQMVYGKRVDGLIFLYAQEEDPLVKLVAEEQFPFLILGKSLSPFIPLVDNDNVQAGFDATEYFIKKGCSRIAFIGGTKKLFVTQDRLKGYELALKQHQLSIDTNLTYFANEFLEEKGYQFSKLLFKHDPQIDAIITTDSLLAEGVCDYISKHQLTVPVLSFDSVNPRLDLVAYVDINSLELGRTSFETILQIINDAKNNRQICYRQLIAHKIIEK from the coding sequence ATGCCCGTTACGATTAAAGATGTGGCCAAGGCTGCAGGTGTCTCACCTTCAACCGTAACCCGCGTTATTCAAAACAAATCAACCATTAGTGATGAAACAAAAAAACGAGTTCGCAAGGCTATGAAGGAACTCAATTACCATCCCAATCTCAATGCTCGTAGTTTGGTGAGTAGCTATACTCAGGTTATCGGTCTGGTATTGCCTGACGACTCAGATGCCTTCTACCAAAATCCTTTCTTCCCATCTGTCCTACGAGGGATCGCCCAAGTCGCATCTGAAAACCACTATGCTATTCAGATTGCGACTGGTAAAGATGAGAAGGAGCGTCTCAATGCCATTTCTCAAATGGTCTATGGGAAACGTGTCGATGGTCTAATCTTCCTCTACGCTCAGGAAGAAGATCCACTAGTGAAGCTCGTAGCGGAAGAACAGTTTCCTTTCCTCATCCTCGGAAAATCTCTCTCACCCTTTATCCCACTTGTCGACAATGATAATGTCCAAGCCGGTTTTGATGCAACTGAGTATTTCATCAAAAAGGGCTGTAGCAGAATTGCCTTTATCGGAGGAACCAAGAAACTTTTCGTTACACAAGACCGTCTAAAAGGTTACGAATTGGCACTCAAACAACACCAACTTTCGATTGATACGAACCTGACTTACTTTGCAAATGAATTTCTAGAAGAAAAGGGGTATCAATTCAGCAAACTCCTGTTTAAGCATGATCCGCAGATTGATGCCATCATCACAACCGACAGCCTTTTGGCTGAAGGGGTTTGTGACTACATCAGTAAGCATCAGTTAACTGTTCCTGTCTTGAGTTTCGACTCTGTCAATCCTCGACTCGACCTAGTAGCCTATGTTGATATCAATAGTCTTGAACTTGGACGAACATCATTTGAAACAATTTTGCAGATTATCAATGACGCGAAAAATAATAGACAGATTTGTTACCGTCAGTTGATTGCTCACAAAATTATCGAAAAATAA
- a CDS encoding DUF1189 domain-containing protein, whose protein sequence is MLPYPFSYFTSIWGFRKPLSKRFGLNWFQLLFTSIFLISLSMVPIAIQNSSQETYPLDTFIDNVYTPLTDEAIMDLSENTQIVDGKLSYSGTKNQQASLLIGPSPSKELPKDLQLHFDTEELVISKESKELTRIRYHVIQTESFQSKETLTQAISKDWYQQNRVYISLFLVLGASFLFGLNFFIVSLGASLLLYITKKSRLFSFRSFKECYHFILNCLGLPTLITLVLGLFGQNMSTLITVQNILFVLYLVTIFYKTHFRDPDYHK, encoded by the coding sequence ATGCTTCCATATCCATTCTCGTATTTTACTAGTATCTGGGGATTTCGTAAGCCCCTGTCAAAACGTTTCGGACTCAACTGGTTTCAACTCCTCTTTACTAGCATTTTCCTCATCAGCTTGTCTATGGTTCCAATTGCCATTCAAAACAGCTCACAGGAAACGTATCCATTGGATACGTTTATAGATAATGTCTACACACCCCTGACAGATGAAGCTATCATGGACTTGTCAGAGAATACGCAGATAGTAGATGGAAAACTGAGCTATTCTGGGACTAAAAATCAGCAAGCTTCCCTTCTGATTGGACCAAGCCCAAGCAAGGAATTGCCAAAGGATTTGCAACTTCATTTTGATACCGAAGAACTCGTCATCAGCAAGGAAAGCAAGGAACTGACCCGCATTCGCTACCACGTCATTCAAACGGAGAGTTTCCAGAGTAAGGAAACTTTAACTCAGGCTATTTCTAAAGACTGGTACCAGCAGAACCGTGTCTATATCAGTCTCTTTCTCGTCCTTGGTGCTAGCTTCCTCTTTGGATTGAATTTCTTCATTGTCTCTCTTGGAGCTAGTCTTCTCCTTTATATCACCAAAAAATCACGCCTCTTTTCATTTAGAAGCTTTAAAGAGTGCTACCATTTTATCTTGAACTGTTTAGGATTGCCAACTTTGATTACGCTTGTTTTGGGACTTTTTGGCCAAAATATGTCAACCCTTATCACTGTACAAAACATTCTTTTTGTTCTTTATCTGGTCACTATTTTTTACAAAACACATTTCCGTGATCCAGATTATCATAAATAG
- a CDS encoding sugar ABC transporter permease → MNNSIKLKRRLTQTLTYLYLIGLSIVIIYPLLITIMSAFKAGNVAAFKLDTNIDFNFDNFKGLFTETLYGTWYLNTLIIALITMVVQTSIIVLAGYAYSRYNFLARKQSLVFFLIIQMVPTMAALTAFFVMALMLNALNHSWFLIFLYVGGGIPMNAWLMKGYFDTVPMSLDESAKLDGAGHFRRFWQIVLPLVRPMVAVQALWAFMGPFGDYILSSFLLREKEYFTVAVGLQTFVSNVKNMKIAYFSAGAILIALPICILFFFLQKNFVSGLTSGGDKG, encoded by the coding sequence ATGAATAACTCAATCAAACTCAAACGTAGACTGACTCAAACCCTCACTTACCTCTACTTGATTGGCCTATCAATTGTCATTATCTATCCACTTTTGATTACCATCATGTCAGCCTTTAAAGCAGGTAACGTCGCAGCCTTTAAACTAGATACTAACATCGACTTCAATTTTGATAACTTTAAAGGACTCTTTACTGAAACCTTATACGGTACTTGGTATCTCAATACCTTGATTATCGCCTTGATTACCATGGTTGTTCAAACAAGTATCATCGTACTTGCTGGTTATGCTTACAGCCGTTACAACTTCTTGGCTCGTAAACAAAGTTTGGTCTTCTTCTTGATCATCCAAATGGTGCCAACTATGGCCGCCTTGACTGCCTTCTTCGTTATGGCACTTATGTTGAACGCCCTTAACCACAGCTGGTTCCTCATCTTCCTCTACGTCGGTGGAGGTATTCCGATGAATGCTTGGCTCATGAAAGGTTACTTTGATACCGTGCCAATGTCTCTTGACGAATCTGCGAAACTAGATGGTGCAGGACACTTCCGTCGCTTCTGGCAAATTGTTCTCCCACTTGTTCGCCCAATGGTAGCTGTACAAGCTCTCTGGGCCTTCATGGGGCCTTTCGGAGACTACATCCTCTCTAGTTTCTTGCTTCGTGAGAAAGAATACTTTACTGTTGCCGTCGGTCTCCAAACCTTCGTTAGCAATGTGAAAAACATGAAGATCGCCTACTTCTCAGCAGGTGCTATCCTCATCGCGCTTCCAATCTGTATTCTCTTCTTCTTCCTACAAAAGAACTTTGTTTCAGGACTTACAAGTGGTGGCGACAAGGGATAA
- a CDS encoding sugar ABC transporter permease, producing MEKQQPRKAALLSIIPGLGQIYNKQKAKGFIFLGVTVLFVLYFLTLASPELSNLITLGDKPGRDNSLFMLIRGAFHLIFVVVYLLFYIFNIKDAHTTAKRINNGIPVARTFKDMIKGIYENGFPYLLIIPSYVAMTFAIIFPVIVTLMIAFTNYDFQHLPPNKLLDWVGLTNFTNIWSLSTFRSAFGSVLSWTIIWALSASTLQIVIGIFTAIIANQPFIKGKRIFGVIFLLPWAVPAFITILTFSNMFNDSVGAINTQVLPLLSKVLPFLDGALIPWKTNPTWTKIALIMMQGWLGFPYIYVLTLGILQSIPNDLYEAAYIDGANAWQKFRNITFPMILAVAAPTLISQYTFNFNNFSIMYLFNGGGPGSVGGGAGSTDILISWIYRLTTGTSPQYSMAAAVTLIISIIVISISMIAFKKLHAFDMEDV from the coding sequence ATGGAAAAACAACAGCCTCGCAAAGCAGCCTTGCTGTCAATCATTCCTGGTTTAGGACAAATTTATAACAAACAAAAAGCTAAAGGATTTATTTTTCTTGGTGTTACCGTTTTATTTGTTCTGTATTTTCTAACACTTGCAAGCCCTGAATTGAGCAATTTGATCACACTTGGTGACAAACCTGGTCGTGATAATTCACTTTTCATGCTGATTCGTGGTGCCTTCCATTTAATCTTTGTAGTCGTTTACCTGCTCTTTTATATCTTTAATATCAAGGACGCACATACGACTGCTAAACGTATCAACAACGGTATTCCTGTAGCTCGTACCTTCAAGGATATGATTAAAGGCATTTATGAGAATGGATTCCCATACCTTTTGATTATCCCATCGTATGTAGCGATGACATTTGCAATTATCTTCCCAGTTATCGTAACCTTGATGATTGCCTTTACCAACTATGACTTCCAACACTTGCCACCAAACAAATTGTTGGACTGGGTTGGTTTGACTAACTTCACAAACATCTGGAGCTTAAGTACCTTCCGTTCAGCCTTTGGTTCCGTTCTTTCTTGGACCATCATCTGGGCCTTGTCTGCTTCTACTTTGCAGATTGTGATTGGTATCTTCACCGCTATCATTGCTAACCAACCATTTATCAAAGGAAAACGTATCTTTGGTGTTATTTTCCTTCTTCCTTGGGCTGTTCCAGCCTTCATCACTATCTTGACATTCTCAAATATGTTTAACGATAGTGTTGGTGCCATCAATACGCAAGTCTTGCCTCTTTTGTCTAAGGTCCTTCCTTTCCTAGATGGAGCTCTTATCCCTTGGAAAACAAATCCAACTTGGACTAAGATTGCATTGATTATGATGCAGGGTTGGCTGGGATTCCCATACATCTACGTTTTGACCTTGGGTATCTTGCAGTCTATTCCTAACGACCTCTACGAAGCGGCTTACATCGATGGTGCCAATGCTTGGCAAAAATTCCGCAACATCACTTTCCCTATGATTTTAGCTGTTGCAGCTCCAACATTGATCAGCCAATACACCTTCAACTTTAACAACTTCTCTATCATGTACCTCTTCAACGGCGGAGGTCCTGGTAGCGTTGGTGGCGGAGCCGGTTCAACTGATATCTTGATCTCATGGATTTACCGTTTGACAACAGGTACATCTCCTCAATACTCAATGGCGGCAGCTGTTACCTTGATCATCTCTATCATTGTCATCTCAATCTCTATGATCGCATTCAAGAAACTACACGCATTTGATATGGAGGACGTCTAA
- a CDS encoding extracellular solute-binding protein produces MSSKFMKSAAVLGTATLASLLLVACGSKTADKAADTSSSEAKEITLYVEDQYKAYAEKVAAAYEKESGTKVNIKSGDQMGGLDKLSLDNQSGQAADVMMAPYDRVGSLGTDGQLSEVKLSDGAKTDDKTKSLVTAADGKVYGAPAVIESLVLYYNKDLLKEAPKTFADLENLAKDSKYAFAGEDGKTTAFLADWTNFYYAYGLLAGNGGYVFGQNGKDPKDIGLANEGSITAINYAKSWYEKWPKGMQDTEGAPNLIQTQFQEGKTAAIIDGPWKAQAFKDAKVNYGVATIPTLPNGKDYSAFGGGKAWIIPSSTKNLEAAQKFVDFLVSTEQQKAFYDTTNEIPANTEARTYAEGKKDELTTAVIEQFKNAQPMPNISQMSAVWDPAKTMLFEAVSGKKDAKTAANDAVTLIKETIKQKFGE; encoded by the coding sequence ATGTCATCTAAATTCATGAAGAGCGCTGCTGTGCTCGGAACTGCTACTCTTGCTAGCTTGCTTTTGGTAGCTTGCGGAAGCAAAACTGCTGATAAAGCTGCTGATACTAGCTCATCTGAAGCAAAAGAAATCACTCTTTACGTTGAAGACCAATACAAAGCCTACGCTGAAAAAGTTGCTGCAGCTTATGAAAAAGAATCAGGAACAAAAGTTAACATCAAATCTGGTGACCAAATGGGTGGTCTTGACAAACTTTCTCTTGACAACCAATCAGGTCAAGCTGCTGACGTTATGATGGCACCATACGACCGCGTAGGTAGCCTTGGTACTGACGGACAACTTTCAGAAGTGAAATTGAGCGACGGCGCTAAAACAGATGATAAAACTAAATCTCTTGTAACAGCTGCTGACGGTAAAGTCTATGGTGCTCCAGCTGTTATCGAATCACTCGTTTTGTACTATAACAAAGATTTGCTTAAAGAAGCTCCTAAAACATTTGCTGATTTGGAAAACCTTGCTAAAGACAGCAAATACGCTTTCGCTGGTGAAGATGGCAAAACCACTGCATTCCTAGCCGACTGGACAAACTTCTACTACGCATACGGACTCCTTGCTGGTAATGGCGGTTATGTATTTGGCCAAAACGGTAAAGATCCTAAAGATATCGGACTTGCAAACGAAGGTTCAATTACAGCTATCAACTATGCTAAATCTTGGTATGAAAAATGGCCTAAAGGTATGCAAGATACTGAAGGAGCTCCAAACTTAATCCAAACTCAATTCCAAGAAGGTAAAACTGCTGCTATCATTGACGGCCCTTGGAAAGCTCAAGCATTCAAAGATGCTAAAGTAAACTACGGTGTTGCGACTATCCCAACTCTTCCAAACGGAAAAGACTACTCAGCATTCGGTGGTGGTAAAGCTTGGATCATCCCATCAAGCACTAAGAATCTTGAAGCTGCACAAAAATTTGTAGACTTCCTTGTATCAACTGAACAACAAAAAGCGTTCTACGACACTACAAACGAAATCCCAGCTAATACTGAAGCTCGTACTTATGCTGAAGGCAAAAAAGATGAGTTGACAACAGCCGTGATTGAACAGTTCAAGAACGCTCAACCAATGCCAAACATCTCACAAATGTCAGCTGTTTGGGACCCAGCTAAAACAATGCTCTTTGAAGCTGTAAGTGGTAAGAAAGATGCGAAAACAGCTGCTAACGATGCTGTAACATTGATCAAGGAAACAATCAAACAAAAATTTGGTGAATAA
- the malQ gene encoding 4-alpha-glucanotransferase — MKKRQSGVLMHISSLPGAYGIGSFGQTAYDFVDFLVRTKQRYWQILPLGTTSYGDSPYQSFSAFAGNTHFIDLDILVEQGLLEASDLEGVDFGSDASEVDYAKIYYARRPLLEKAVKRFLEVGDVKDFEKFAQDNQSWLELFAEYMAIKEHFDNLAWTEWPDADARARKASALESYREKLADKLIYHRVTQYFFFQQWLKLKAYANDNHIEIVGDMPIYVAEDSSDMWANPHLFKTDANGKATCIAGCPPDEFSATGQLWGNPIYDWEAMDKDGYKWWVERLRESFKIYDIVRIDHFRGFESYWEIPAGSDTAAPGKWVKGPGYKLFAAVKKELGDLNIIAEDLGFMTDEVIELRERTGFPGMKILQFAFNPEDESIDSPHLAPANSVMYTGTHDNNTVLGWYRNEIDDPTREYMARYTNRKEYETVPHAMLRTVFSSVSFMAIATMQDLLELDESARMNFPSTLGGNWSWRMTADQLTPAVEETLLDLTTIYRRINENLVELKK, encoded by the coding sequence ATGAAAAAACGTCAAAGTGGTGTGTTGATGCACATCTCTTCTCTACCAGGAGCATACGGGATTGGTTCATTTGGTCAGACTGCCTATGATTTCGTTGACTTCTTGGTTCGTACGAAGCAACGTTACTGGCAAATCCTCCCTCTTGGGACAACAAGCTATGGAGATTCTCCATACCAATCATTCTCAGCCTTTGCTGGAAATACGCATTTTATCGACCTTGATATCTTGGTAGAACAAGGCTTGCTCGAAGCTAGTGACCTTGAAGGTGTTGACTTTGGTAGCGATGCATCTGAAGTTGACTATGCGAAGATTTATTACGCACGTCGTCCGCTTTTAGAAAAAGCAGTTAAACGTTTCTTGGAAGTGGGTGATGTCAAAGACTTTGAGAAGTTTGCTCAAGACAACCAATCATGGCTTGAACTCTTTGCAGAATATATGGCGATCAAAGAGCATTTTGACAATCTTGCTTGGACAGAATGGCCAGATGCAGATGCTCGTGCCCGTAAAGCTTCAGCACTTGAAAGCTACCGTGAGAAATTGGCAGACAAGTTGATTTACCATCGTGTGACTCAATACTTCTTCTTCCAACAATGGTTGAAATTGAAAGCCTACGCTAACGACAACCACATCGAAATCGTTGGTGACATGCCTATCTACGTAGCGGAAGATTCAAGCGACATGTGGGCAAATCCACATCTCTTCAAGACAGATGCCAATGGTAAAGCAACTTGCATCGCAGGATGCCCACCAGATGAGTTTTCTGCCACTGGTCAGCTTTGGGGGAACCCAATCTATGACTGGGAAGCGATGGACAAAGACGGTTACAAATGGTGGGTTGAACGCTTGCGCGAAAGCTTCAAGATCTATGATATCGTTCGTATCGACCATTTCCGTGGTTTCGAATCTTACTGGGAAATTCCTGCTGGTTCCGATACAGCGGCACCTGGTAAATGGGTGAAAGGTCCTGGCTACAAACTCTTTGCAGCCGTTAAGAAAGAACTTGGTGACTTAAACATCATCGCAGAAGACCTTGGTTTCATGACAGATGAAGTCATCGAATTGCGTGAACGCACTGGCTTCCCAGGAATGAAGATTCTTCAATTCGCCTTCAACCCAGAAGACGAAAGTATCGATAGCCCGCACTTGGCACCTGCCAACTCTGTTATGTACACAGGAACACACGATAACAATACAGTCCTTGGTTGGTACCGTAATGAGATTGACGATCCAACTCGTGAATACATGGCTCGTTACACGAACCGTAAAGAGTACGAAACAGTGCCACACGCAATGCTTCGCACAGTATTTTCATCCGTTAGCTTCATGGCTATTGCAACCATGCAAGACTTGCTAGAACTAGATGAGTCAGCTCGTATGAACTTCCCATCTACTCTTGGCGGAAACTGGTCATGGCGTATGACAGCAGATCAATTGACACCAGCTGTTGAAGAAACTTTGCTTGACTTGACTACAATTTATCGCCGAATTAATGAAAATTTGGTAGAATTAAAGAAATAA
- the glgP gene encoding glycogen/starch/alpha-glucan family phosphorylase: MLPLNEFVQKRYNKTIAECSNEELYLALLNYSKLASSQKPVNTGKKKVYYISAEFLIGKLLSNNLINLGLYDDVKKELAAAGKELIEIEEVELEPSLGNGGLGRLAACFIDSIATLGLNGDGVGLNYHFGLFQQVLKNNQQETIPNAWLTEQNWLVRSSRSYQVPFAHFTLTSTLYDIDVPGYKTATKNRLRLFDLDSVDSSIIEDGINFDKTDIARNLTLFLYPDDSDKQGELLRIFQQYFMVSNGAQLIIDEAIEKGSNLHDLADYAVVQINDTHPSMVIPELIRLLTARGIELDEAISIVRSMTAYTNHTILAEALEKWPLEFLEEVVPHLVPIIEELDRRVKAEYKDPAVQIIDESGRVHMAHMDIHYGYSVNGVAALHTEILKNSELKAFYDIYPEKFNNKTNGITFRRWLMHANPSLSHYLDEIIGRGWHHEADELEKLLSYEDKAAVKEKLESIKAHNKRKLARHLKEHQGVEINTNSIFDIQIKRLHEYKRQQMNALYVIHKYLDIKAGNIPARPITVFFGGKAAPAYTIAQDIIHLILCLSEVIANDPAVAPHLQVVMVENYNVTAASFLIPACDISEQISLASKEASGTGNMKFMLNGALTLGTMDGANVEIAELVGDENIYIFGEDSETVIDLYAKAAYKSSEFYARKAIKPLVDFIVSDAVLAVGKKERLERLYNELINKDWFMTLLDLEDYIKVKEQMLADYEDRDAWLDKVIVNISKAGFFSSDRTIAQYNEDIWHLN, translated from the coding sequence ATGTTACCATTAAACGAATTTGTACAAAAACGTTACAATAAAACTATTGCAGAATGTAGCAATGAAGAGCTTTACCTTGCTCTTCTCAACTACAGCAAGCTTGCTAGTAGCCAAAAGCCAGTCAACACTGGTAAGAAAAAAGTTTACTACATCTCAGCTGAGTTCTTGATCGGTAAACTCTTGTCAAACAACTTGATTAACCTTGGTCTTTACGACGATGTGAAAAAAGAACTTGCTGCTGCAGGTAAAGAGTTGATCGAAATCGAAGAAGTAGAATTGGAACCATCGCTTGGTAACGGTGGTTTGGGACGTTTGGCAGCCTGCTTTATCGACTCAATCGCTACACTTGGTTTGAATGGTGATGGTGTTGGATTGAACTACCACTTTGGTCTTTTCCAACAAGTTCTTAAAAACAACCAACAAGAAACAATTCCTAACGCTTGGTTGACAGAGCAAAACTGGTTGGTACGCTCAAGCCGTAGCTACCAAGTGCCATTTGCACACTTCACATTGACATCTACTCTTTACGATATCGATGTACCTGGTTACAAGACAGCTACTAAAAACCGCTTGCGTTTGTTTGACTTGGATTCAGTTGATTCTTCTATCATCGAAGATGGTATCAACTTTGACAAGACAGATATCGCTCGCAACTTGACTCTCTTCCTTTACCCAGACGATAGCGACAAGCAAGGTGAATTGCTCCGTATCTTCCAACAATACTTCATGGTTTCAAACGGTGCACAATTAATCATCGACGAAGCAATCGAGAAAGGAAGCAACTTGCATGACCTTGCAGACTATGCAGTTGTACAAATCAACGATACTCACCCATCAATGGTGATCCCTGAATTGATCCGTCTCTTGACTGCGCGTGGTATCGAACTTGATGAAGCAATCTCTATCGTTCGTAGCATGACTGCCTACACTAACCACACAATCCTTGCTGAAGCCCTTGAAAAATGGCCTCTTGAATTCTTGGAAGAAGTGGTTCCTCACTTGGTACCAATCATCGAAGAATTGGACCGCCGTGTGAAGGCAGAATACAAAGATCCAGCTGTTCAAATCATCGACGAGAGCGGACGTGTTCACATGGCTCACATGGATATCCACTACGGATACAGCGTAAACGGGGTTGCGGCTCTTCACACTGAGATCTTGAAGAACTCTGAGTTGAAAGCCTTCTACGACATCTACCCAGAAAAATTCAATAACAAAACAAACGGTATCACATTCCGTCGTTGGCTCATGCATGCTAACCCAAGCTTGTCTCACTACTTGGATGAGATTATTGGCCGTGGTTGGCACCATGAAGCAGATGAGCTTGAAAAACTCTTGTCATACGAAGACAAGGCTGCTGTCAAAGAAAAATTGGAAAGCATCAAGGCTCACAACAAACGTAAATTGGCTCGTCACTTGAAAGAACACCAAGGTGTGGAAATCAATACAAACTCTATCTTTGATATCCAAATCAAACGTCTTCACGAGTACAAACGCCAACAAATGAACGCTTTGTATGTGATCCACAAATACCTTGATATCAAGGCTGGTAACATCCCTGCTCGTCCAATCACAGTCTTCTTTGGTGGTAAAGCAGCTCCTGCCTACACAATTGCCCAAGACATCATTCACTTGATCCTTTGCTTGTCAGAAGTGATTGCTAACGACCCAGCTGTAGCTCCACACTTGCAAGTCGTAATGGTTGAAAACTACAACGTTACTGCGGCAAGCTTCCTTATCCCAGCATGTGACATCTCAGAACAAATCTCACTTGCTTCTAAAGAAGCTTCAGGTACTGGTAACATGAAATTCATGTTGAATGGAGCTTTGACTCTTGGTACTATGGACGGAGCTAACGTGGAAATCGCTGAATTGGTTGGCGACGAAAACATCTACATCTTCGGTGAAGATTCAGAAACTGTTATCGATCTTTACGCAAAAGCAGCTTACAAATCAAGCGAATTCTACGCTCGTAAAGCTATCAAACCATTGGTTGACTTCATCGTGAGCGATGCTGTTCTTGCAGTAGGTAAGAAAGAACGCTTGGAACGTCTTTACAACGAATTGATCAACAAAGACTGGTTCATGACTCTTCTTGACTTGGAAGATTACATCAAAGTGAAAGAGCAAATGCTTGCTGACTACGAAGACCGTGACGCATGGTTGGATAAAGTCATCGTTAACATTTCTAAAGCAGGATTCTTCTCATCTGACCGTACAATCGCTCAGTACAACGAAGATATCTGGCACTTGAACTAA
- a CDS encoding putative RNA methyltransferase, translating to MNTNLKPKLQRFVAASSFACPICQENLTLVETSLKCSNRHSFDLAKFGYVNLAPQIKQSANYNKENFQNRQQILEAGFYQAILEGISDLLTTNPSAKTVLDIGCGEGFYSRKLQEKHSDKTFYAFDISKDSVQIAAKSEPNWAVNWFVGDLARLPIKDASMDILLDIFSPANYGEFRRVLSKDGILIKVIPTENHLTEIRQMVQDQLTKKDYSNQDIREHFQEHFSIQSSQIASLTKLITEEQRQALLAMTPLLFHVDQTKIDWSQLTEITIEAEILVGKVL from the coding sequence ATGAATACAAACCTCAAACCAAAACTCCAGCGCTTTGTTGCTGCTAGCTCCTTTGCCTGCCCCATCTGCCAAGAAAATCTGACCTTGGTCGAAACTAGTCTCAAGTGTAGCAATCGCCATTCTTTTGATCTGGCAAAATTCGGCTATGTCAACTTGGCTCCTCAGATCAAGCAATCTGCCAACTACAACAAAGAAAACTTTCAAAATCGCCAGCAAATTCTTGAAGCTGGTTTTTATCAGGCTATTTTAGAAGGTATCTCGGACTTACTAACAACTAATCCATCCGCAAAAACAGTCTTGGATATCGGCTGTGGCGAAGGATTCTACTCTCGCAAGCTCCAAGAAAAACACTCTGATAAAACCTTCTATGCCTTTGATATTTCCAAAGATTCCGTTCAAATCGCTGCCAAAAGCGAACCCAACTGGGCGGTTAATTGGTTTGTCGGTGACCTGGCTCGTCTTCCTATAAAAGACGCTAGCATGGATATCCTGCTTGATATCTTTTCCCCTGCCAACTATGGGGAATTTCGTCGCGTTTTATCCAAAGATGGTATCTTGATCAAGGTCATCCCAACTGAAAATCACCTCACAGAAATCCGTCAAATGGTGCAGGACCAGCTGACAAAGAAGGACTATTCCAACCAAGATATCAGAGAACATTTCCAAGAACACTTCAGCATCCAATCTAGCCAAATAGCCTCCCTGACAAAACTCATCACAGAAGAGCAACGCCAAGCCCTGCTTGCCATGACACCCTTACTCTTTCACGTTGACCAAACCAAGATTGACTGGAGTCAACTGACAGAGATTACCATTGAGGCAGAGATTTTGGTTGGGAAAGTACTGTAA
- a CDS encoding DUF6110 family protein, whose product MLKEVLTVAKVAKKSSLFLGGVAFGTLGLKILASKEAKKGYSKALAKAYKFKDELDASVSVVKQHGDDVLQDAKYLYEQEKKEEQLDSLIGE is encoded by the coding sequence ATGTTAAAAGAAGTACTAACCGTTGCAAAAGTTGCGAAAAAATCTTCATTATTTTTGGGTGGTGTCGCATTTGGTACCCTTGGTTTGAAAATCTTAGCAAGTAAGGAAGCTAAAAAAGGTTATTCTAAAGCTTTGGCTAAGGCTTACAAGTTTAAAGATGAGCTAGATGCATCTGTTTCTGTTGTGAAGCAACATGGAGACGATGTTTTGCAAGATGCTAAATATTTGTATGAGCAAGAGAAAAAAGAAGAGCAATTAGATAGCCTTATAGGAGAATAA